In one window of Thunnus thynnus chromosome 23, fThuThy2.1, whole genome shotgun sequence DNA:
- the mapk12b gene encoding mitogen-activated protein kinase 12b produces the protein MAVRSRTGFYRQEVNRTAWEVPERYRDLKQVGTGAYGTVCSAWDRRSGTQVAIKKLHRPFQSKLFAKRAYRELRLLKHMKHENVIGLLDVFTAEISLDRLRDFYLVMPFMGTDLGKLMKLERLSEDRVQFLVYQMLKGLKYIHSAGIIHRDLKPGNLAINPDCELKILDFGLARQADSEMTGYVVTRWYRAPEVILNWMRYTQTVDIWSAGCIMAEMLLGKPLFKGNDHLDQLREIMKITGTPAADFVIKLQSQDARNYIRSLPKVPKKDLHTIFSKASSNAVCVLEKMLLLDPEQRVSASEALDLPFFSEFRDTEEETEAQPYDQTMDNTDLPLDQWKRHTFTEILTFRPSRDSRETSL, from the exons ATGGCTGTGCGGTCCAGGACGGGATTCTACCGACAGGAGGTAAACAGAACCGCGTGGGAGGTTCCGGAGAGGTATCGGGACCTGAAGCAGGTTGGGACGGGAGCCTATGGCACTGTGTG TTCAGCATGGGACCGTCGGTCAGGGACGCAGGTGGCCATCAAAAAACTTCATCGGCCCTTCCAGTCCAAACTTTTTGCCAAAAGGGCCTACAGAGAGCTGCGACTCCTCAAACACATGAAGCATGAAAAT GTGATCGGGCTGCTGGATGTCTTCACCGCTGAAATCTCATTGGACCGGCTTCGTGACTT TTACCTGGTGATGCCGTTCATGGGCACCGACCTCGGCAAGCTGATGAAGCTGGAGAGATTATCAGAGGACAGAGTGCAGTTCCTTGTCTATCAGATGCTGAAAGGACTCAAG TACATCCACTCTGCAGGGATCATCCACAGG GACCTTAAACCTGGAAATTTAGCCATTAACCCGGACTGTGAGTTAAAG ATTCTTGACTTTGGCCTGGCGAGGCAAGCTGATTCAGAGATGACCGGCTACGTTGTGACACGCTGGTACAGAGCACCCGAGGTTATTCTCAACTGGATGCGCTACACACAAACTG TGGATATCTGGTCAGCTGGTTGTATCATGGCAGAGATGCTGCTTGGAAAGCCGCTGTTCAAGGGAAACGATC ATCTGGACCAACTCAGAGAAATCATGAAGATTACAGGAACCCCAGCTGCTGACTTTGTTATTAAGCTACAGAGCCAAGAT GCCAGAAACTACATCAGAAGTCTACCAAAAGTGCCCAAAAAAGATTTGCACACCATCTTCTCCAAAGCTAGCTCAAATG cagtgtgtgtcttGGAGAAGATGCTGCTTCTGGACCCCGAGCAGAGAGTGAGCGCTTCAGAGGCGCTCGACCTGCCTTTCTTCAGCGAGttcagagacacagaggaggaaacCGAGGCACAGCCGTACGATCAGACCATGGACAACACAGACCTGCCACTGGACCAGTGGAAAC gacACACGTTCACAGAGATACTGACCTTCAGGCCGTCGAGGGACTCCAGAGAGACATCACTTTAA